The following coding sequences are from one Cercospora beticola chromosome 4, complete sequence window:
- the RPS13 gene encoding 40S ribosomal protein uS15 (BUSCO:EOG0926514P), whose product MGRLHSNGKGISSSAIPYSRAPPAWLKTTPDQVVDQICKLAKKGATPSQIGVVLRDSHGVAQVKVVTGNKILRILKGNGLAPEIPEDLYMLIKKAVAVRKHLERNRKDKDSKFRLILIESRIHRLSRYYKTVGALPPTWRYESATASTLVA is encoded by the exons atgggTCGTCTTCACAGCAACGGAAAGGGTATCTCTTCGAGCGCCATCCCATACTCGCGCGCTCCTCCGGCATGGCTCAAGACCACGCCTGATCAGGTCGTCGACCAGATCTGCAAGCTCGCAAAGAAGGGTGCCACTCCATCGCAGATTGGTGTCGTTCTCCGTGACTCGCACGGTGTTGCCCAGGTCAAGGTTGTCACTG GTAACAAGATCCTCCGTATCCTCAAGGGCAACG GCCTCGCTCCAGAAATCCCAGAGGACCTCTACATGTTGATCAAGAAG GCCGTCGCTGTCCGCAAGCACCTCGAGCGCAACCGCAAGGACAAGGACAGCAAGTTCCGCCTCATTCTGATCGAGTCCCGTATCCACCGCCTCTCTCGCTACTACAAGACCGTTGGTGCTCTCCCACCAACCTGGCGATACGAGAGCGCCACTGCCAGCACCCTCGTCGCATAA